Below is a genomic region from Bradyrhizobium sp. 1(2017).
GCCCGCTGGCGCACCCTTGAGGGCCTTGCTCGATGCGACGACCCGCCGGGGGCCGGTTATCCTGTGGACCTGCTGGGCCGCCCCTGGACGTCCGATGGCTTTCGTACGTCGTGGGCGAAGGCTTGCGAGCGCGCCGGTATCGACGGCCTGACGTCTCATGATCTGCGCGGCACGGCGGCGGTCCGCCTCGCGATCGCAGGCGCCAGCGTGCCGCAGATCGCGGCCGTCACCAGTCACTCGTTGAAGGACGTCGTGGCTATTCTCGATGCCCACTATGTCGGTCGTGAGATGCAGCTCGCAGAAGCTGCCGTGCTGAAGCTCGAAGCGAGAACAAAACTGTAAGCGGTGGCGTCAACGGCTCCGGTCTTGCCGCTTGCTCAAACCGCTAAGTGTTTGATTTATATGGTGGGCGCACCAGGGCTCGAACCTGGGACCCGCTGATTAAGAGTCAGCTGCAGGCTGAGTACAATTAATGACTTACCAGTCGCACCACTGAGCTTATTCGGACGAAAACAGGCATCCGTCGCACGATTTGAGCAGCCTGATGCCGCCAGCAACGACAAAAAATGAATCGCCGACCGATTCTGGCAAGAGCTCCCGAAACCGCCGGGGGCCACACTTGGCGTAGGGCCTACCTCTATCGCATGGGACGCTTTCTCTGCGCGCCACGAACGCCTTTCGGAGAGGGACCGTGACCTCCCACGGTCCCTGAAGGCCTGGTTCACTCACGAAAGTTTCGCCGCTTCTGAAGCAGCAATCTGCCACACCCTGCCGGCAACGAAGCGCTTCTCGCTACCAGCTTTCTCCAAACGGTCGCAATTCGACGTTGAACGACCATGCGCTTCGGTCCTGGTGGGCGACGTGCCAGATCTCGTCCGCGATGGCGCGCGGCTTAATGAAGAAATCGTCCGGCCGATCTGGCCAACGTTTCCGTGTCCACTCCAGGTCGATCACGGCATCGACCACGACGTAAGCGACGTGAACGCCCTGTGGCCCGAGATCGCGCGCCATCGCTTCGGCCAGGATGCGCTGCGCCGCCTTGGTCGGCGCGAAGCCGGCGAAACCGGCTTTGCCGCGCAGGGCCGAGGTGTTGCCGGTGGCAACGATCGCACCCTTTCCGGCCGTCACCATCGCGGGGACGAACCGCCGCGCCAAATACAGCAGTCCCATGGTGTTGACCTGGAAATTGCGATTCAGGATCGATGGATCGATCTCGCGAAATGTGCCGAACGCACCACCGACGGCGTTGTGGATGACCACGGCGGGATAGCCGAGATCGCGCTCCACGGCCGACCCTACCGCGTCGATCTGCTCGGGATCGGAAACATCGCAGCGGAATCCTTTCGCGCCCGGCAGTTCCTTCTCAAGGGCAGCGAGACGCTCCTCGTTCCTGGCGAGCAGAGCGAGGCAATAACCACCCTCGGCAAACCGCCTGGCGAGAGCGGAACCTGTGCCAGGGCCGACACCGGATATCAGGCAGACAGGCGCGGTCATGCGATTAGTCTTCCACGTTCGGCCGGCAGGTCAGTTGCCGGCCTTCGCCAACAGCTTTTCGACGTATGGCTTCAGATCAGGCTGGAAATGCACGTGCTCGACGAGACGAGCGAAATGAGCAAAGGTCCGCGGATACTCATCCTGCAGAGCCGGATGCAGGATCCTGTCCAGCCCGTGCTTGTGCAATTGCTCGGCCCGCGCATGCTCATTCATGAACAGCGCAAACTCTGCGGCAAAGCAGATATCGGCCAACGATAATCCCGTACCCACCAGTGCCTCGCGCCGCGGGGACAACGCCTGTTCGATCCCCGATGCATAGATCGCAAACGCTTCCCTTGCTCGCGCGTGAACGGCCGCATCGACCGTGCCGCCCGACAGCGCCAGGAGATAGATCTGCGAATCTCGGGCAAACACCAAGCTGACGTCGAGAAAGCTGTCGATCCTGGACGCCTCATAGGCATCGCGCCCGTAGAGCGTGGACTTCGACTCGCCGAGCCGTGCCACCGCCCGCATGATGCTGTTCGATTCGAAGATCCCGATTTTGCCATTAGGCCCGAAGGCAGCAGGCACATTGCCGAAGGGTTGCGCTTCCATAAACGCATCGGTCTTGAAGAGTTGCGAACCGGTCAACCCAACCCGACCGGTTCGCGCCAGCGAAGATAGCGAGACGCGTTCATGCTCCGCCAATGGGCGGGCGTCATAGTCCCATAACCAGTCCCGCAACTCCTTGGGGGGAGCTCCCCTGACCTCGACCTCCACACCGCAGAACCGCGCTGCGATGGTCACCTTCCAGACCCGGGGGTTCGGCAAGTAGGAGAATATCCGCAACTCAGCCATGGTGGACTCATCCTGATCGTTTCCGGCCCTCGTCGGACCACCTCGAGGCCTGGAACGTCATGCGACAGATGGGTTACTCGGAGCTCGCGTCAAGGATCTCACCGAACGGTTCCCAGCGGCTCCCGGTCCAGCGCTGAAGCTGCAGTTGCGTCCAGACCATGTTGTTGGTTTCGCTGGTGTTGATCCGGATGCCCGGCAGTGCTGTCGACAACATGAAGTTCTTCAGCGATTTCGCCTGCTTGAGGACGTTCTCGCGCGAGAGGTCGTCGCCGCATTGCTTGAGGATCTGTTCCAGCAGCATGCCCTGCTGATAACCGGTCAGATAACTCGTATTGGTGATATCGGAGCCTGCTAGATACCGATCGAAGAAGGCGCGATAGGCCTTGATGGCCTCATCGTCCTTCCACCTCTCGTCGTTTGGATCCTTGTTGAAGGTGCCGACGATGACGCCCACTGAATTCTCCAGCCCTGCCGGCTTAATCGTTCCGGCAATCGACGACGACGGGAAATTGATCAGGATCGTCGGCTTCCACGCCGTCTCGGCCGCCCGACGGATCGCCTGTGCGGCGAACTTGGGCGTGCCCGCGATGAACAGCGCCTGCGCGCCGGAGCTCTTCAGCGCCACGACCTGCGAGTCGATCGTCGGCTCGGTGACCTCGTAGCTGGCGGTGGCCACGCGCTTGTCGAAATCGGCGCCGAGAACTGCCTTGAAGGCGCTGACGTAGTCGCGGCCGAGATCGTCATTCTGGTAGAGAATGGCGTATTTCGCCGAGGGCAACGCGCGCATCAGATATTTGGCGTAGATCTTCCCTTCGGTGTCATAGCTGACGAGCCCGGTGGTGGTCAGCGGATAGTCCTTGACACTGGTGAACTTGCTCGCGCCAGTGACGATCGCAATCGTCGGCACGCGCTTGGCAGCCAGATATTTCGCCACCGCAGTGTTGCCTGCAGTACCGAGCTGGCTGAACATGAACGCGACTTCGTCGCCCTCGACGAGTTTTCGTGCATGCTCCACCGACTTCGGCGGGCTGTAGGCGTCGTCGAGCATCAGATAGTCGATCTTGCGTCCATTAATGCCGCCGCGCTCGTTGACCGATCGCATATACGCCAGCACGCCATGTCCGACCTGGCCGATCGAGGAAGCAGGCCCGCTGAGCGGAAAGATGCCGCCAATCTTGATGCTTGTCCCGGTGACGCCGACCGGATCGGCTGCCCAGCAGGGTGCGGCTGCGGCGATCAAGAGTGCACAGGCCAGTCGGATGCTCCTAAACATCACGTGTTCCTCCAATGTTGCTTTTGCGCGCGGCCTTCCGTGCGGCAGGCCGTGATGGACCCTTGGCGCTTCTTCAGGCGGCTAATTTGAGAATCTTGACGACGTCCGCGGGCTCACGGATCGGCTGAGGATTGGCCCGCGTGAAGATCGAGAGCATTGCGTTCTTGCCGATTAGCTCGAAGCGGTCCTCGGCAACGCCGACGTCCGCGAGCCTCCGTGGCAATCCGAGCTCCGCGATGAATGTCGCGAAAGCGTCGCTGGCATCCCGTTGCGGTGCGCCAAGCGCCGCTGCGACCAACGTCTGTGCGGCTTCCGTGGCGGGGCGATTGTATCGGAGCACGCTTGGCATCATCACGGCCGTGCAGAAATAATGCGGCACGTCGCAGGTCCCACCGAGGACATGGCCGATGGCATGGCTGGCCCCCATCGGAACGCGCGACTGCAACCCGAAGGCCGACATCCAGGACCCCAACTGACAGTTCAGGCGCGCCGCTTCATCGTTCGGATTGTCCTTGGTGCGTCGGAGTCCGGCATACAGATAGTGCAAGCCCTGCAGGCATACGGCGTTGACGAGCACATTGGGACGGCTGGAGCAGATCGCCTCGATGCCATGGTCCATCGCGCGCGTGCCGGACCCGAGCCAGAGTTTCTCGGGCGTGTATTTCGTGATCGCTGGATCGAGGATGATGCTTCGCGGCATCATCATCGGATGATTGAAAATCTGCTTCAGCTTGCGGCCGGTGTCGGTGACCAGCGCACCCGAATTGTATTCGCCGCCGGAGAGCGTGCTCGGGATGGCGATCATGCGTACCTTCGGAGCCCGGAACGGCCCGAAGCGGCGATCCGGCGTGGTCTCGAATCCATCGAGCCCCATCGGCTCAAAGATCTCGTGCTCCATGCACATCAGCACGATCTTTGTCGCGTCGACCACCGAGCCCCCGCCGATTGCAACGACCAGGTCGGCCTGAGCGTCCTTGGCCTGCCGGGCGATCTGCGTGACCACGTCCCGGGTCGTGTGCTGCGGTACGCCGTCAAAGGTCGCGGCATGGCGCGCACCGAGCGCCGTCCGGATCTTCTCGATCTCGTCAGTCGTGGTGTTGAGCGTGCGGCTCGCGATCAGATAGACACGCTTGGCACCCAGCCGCTCGGCCTCCTCTCGCAACGCCTCAGCCGCGGGCTCGCCGTAGATCACGGATTCCATAGTGGGGTATTGATGGCTACCTACGACAGGCATGCTCTTCCTCCCTGATGTTCTATTCTCTGCACCGCTGCGGCGTCAGCATCGCGACGCCGTCAGCCACCCGGTCTTGTGCTCGTATCTCGCCCTTCATCAGGCGACCGCACGGGCCCGCTGCGTCTCGACCTTGCCGTCGAGGAAACCGGTCAACCGCTGGCGGATGATCGCCTCCGCTTCCGCCATGATGCGGTCGATCAGTTCCTTGACCGTCGGGATGTCGTGGATCAGTCCGACCACCATGCCGCAGCTCCAGGCCCCGGCATCCATCTCGCCATCGACCATCACCTTCGGATAGACGCCGGTCACCTGCTCGAGGATGTCGTCGATTTTCAGACCTGCGCCCTTCTCGCGCTCGATCTCGAGCAATTCGCTGACGCCCTTGTTCTTCAGCACGCGCTCGGTGTTGCGCAGGGCGCGCATCACCAGCACGGTGTCGAGCTCGGTCGCCTTGACCAGCGTCTGCTTCACGTTGTCGTGGACCGGCGCTTCCTTGGTGGCGACAAAGCGCGTGCCCATGTTCATGCCGGCCGCACCCATTGCGAGCGCGCCGACAAGACTGCGTCCGTCCGCCATGCCGCCGGAGGCCACGAACGGGATCTTCAGTTCGTCCGCCGCCCGCGGCAGCAGGATCATGTTCGGGATGTCATCCTCGCCGGGATGACCGCCGCATTCAAAACCGTCGACACTGACGGCGTCGCAGCCGATCTTCTCGGCCTTCAGCGAATGGCGCACCGAGGTGCATTTGTGGATCACCCTGATGCCCGCCGCCTTGAGCGCCGGCATATAGGCCTCCGGGCTACGGCCCGCGGTCTCGACCGCCTTGATTCCGCCCTCGCGAATCGCGGCAATGTATTCCGGATAGGGTGGGGCCGACAGCGTCGGCAGGAAGGTGAGGTTTACGCCGAATGGCTTGTCGGTCATGTCGCGGCAGCGCGCGATCTCCTTGGCGAGGAGTTCCGGCGTCCTCTGGGTCAGGCCCGTGATGATGCCGAGACCGCCGGCATTCGACACGGCCGCAGCCATCTCGGCGAAGCCGACATAGTGCATGCCGCCCTGGATGATCGGATGCTGGATGCCGAACAGTTCGGTTATTGCTGTCTTCACGTGAATACTCCGTCTTCCGATCAGTGGACGATTTCGAACAGACCGGCCGCACCCATGCCGCCGCCGATGCACATGGTCACCACGCCGTATTTCGCCTTGCGCCGCCGGCCTTCGATCAGGATATGCCCCGTAAGCCGCGCGCCGGTCATGCCATAGGGATGACCGATCGCGATCGAGCCGCCGTTGACGTTGAGCTTGCTGGGATCGATGCCGAGCTTGTCGCGGCAATAGATCACCTGAACCGCATAGGCCTCGTTGAGCTCCCAGAGATCGATGTCATCGAACTTGAGGTTGTGACGTTTGAGGAGCCTCGGGATCGCAGCGACCGGGCCGACGCCCATCTCGTCGGGCTCGACGCCGGCGGCAACGAAGCCGCGGAAGATGCCGAGCGGCTTCAAGCCCTTCTGCGCCGCGATCTTGTCGCTCATGATCACGCAGGCGGAGGCGCCATCGGAGAGCTGGCTGGCATTGCCTGCGCTGATGGTCTTGCCCTCGAACACAGGCTTGATCTTTGCAAGGCCCTCGGCGGTCGTGTCCGGACGCGGGCCCTCGTCCTTCGACAAGGTCACCTGCTGATACGTCACGTCCCTGGTGTCCTTGTCGACCAAGGCCATCTTGGTCGTGATCGGTACGATCTCGTCGTTGAAACGACCGCCCTGCCGCGCCGCGCCGACCCGGCGCTGGCATTCGAGGCTGTATTCGTCTTGCTGGTCGCGGCCGATCTTGTAACGCTCGGCGACCACTTCGGCCGTCTCCAGCATCGACATGTACATCTCTGGCTTCATCGTCATGAGATCCTGATCGATGGCATGGAACTTGTTCATGTGATCGTTCTGCACCAGGCTGATCGACTCGATGCCCCCGCCGATGGCGATCTCGACGCCGTCGAGCATCACCGAACGCGCAGCCACCGCAATCGCCTGCAGACCGGAAGCACACTGGCGGTCGATCGTGGTGCCGGCCACGGTGACCGGAAGGCCGGCGCGGATCGCACCCTTGCGGGCGACGTTCATCACCATGGTGCCCTGCTGCATGGCGCAGCCCATCACCACGTCCTCGACCTCGCCGGGCGCTATGCCCGCACGCTTCACGGCCTCGGCCATCACGTGGCCTGCCAGGGTCGGACCATCGGTGTTGTTGAGCGCGCCGCGGTAGGCCTTGCCGACGCCGGTGCGCGCGGTCGAAACGATCACTGCTTCAGTCGTCATGTCTGCCTCTCTGCTAGGCGGCCGCATCGAACTGCGCGTAGCGCAGCAGGTGAAAGGCGGGATCGCCGAACTGGATGTTGATGGAGGAAATCCGCTTGAAATAATGTCCGACGTTCAATTCGTCAGTCATGCCCATGCCGCCATGCAGTTGCACCGCCTGGTCGGCGATGAACTTGCCGGCATAGCCAATCTTCGACTTGGCGCCCGACGCGAGACGCGACACGCCAGCCTCGCCTGCATCAAGGCTGAGCGTGAGATGCTGCATCAATGAAAGCGCTTCCTGATGCGCGATGAACATGTCGACCATCCGATGCTGCAGCACCTGGAAAGAGCCGATCGTCGTGCCGAACTGCTTGCGGGTCTTGGAATAGTCCAGCGTCGCGGCATTCAATTCAGCCAGCGCACCGACCGCCTCGGCGCAGAGCGCGCCGATGGCACGGTCGCGGCAGGCCTCCAGCGCGGCCACACCCTCGCCCTCTTCGCCCAGCAACTGACCGGCAACACCGCGCAGGCTGATCTCGGCCGCGCGTCGGCCGTCGATCGTCCTGAAGCTCTGCAGATTGAGGTTGGCGGCGCGGCGATCGACCACGAACAGGCTGACGCCGCCGCGATCGCGCTGCTGGCCGGACGTGCGCGCCGAGACGATCAGATAATCCGCCCAGGGCGCGGCGACAACCGCGGTCTTTTGGCCGGTCAGCATATAGCCGTTACCCTCGCGCCGAGCAGTGGTTGTGACGTTGGCGAGATCGAAGCGCGACTTCTTCTCGGTCCAGGCGAGCGCCCAGGTCGTAGTGCCAGCAATGATGTCCGGAATGAAGCCGTGTTTCTGTTCGGCGGAACCGGTACGCTCGAGCAGACCGCCGGCGAGCACAACGGTCTCGACGAAGGGCTCGACCACGAGATGACGGCCGAACTCCTGCATGATGATCATGGTCGACAGCGGACCGCCGCCGAGACCGCCGACGTCCTCGGAGAACGGCGCCGCCAGCAGGCCGAGCTCGGCAAATGACTGCCATTGACTGTGGCTGTACCCCTCCTGGCTCGCGAGGTTCTTGCGCCGCGCATCGAAATCGTACTGGTCGCGCAGCAGGCGCTGGATGCTGGATCGGAGCAGCTCCTGCTCTTCCGTGAACTGGATATCCATCCGATTCCTCCCGTGTTACTGTTCGCTAGAGACCGAGCACGGCCTTGGCGATGATGTTGCGCTGGATCTCGTTCGATCCGCCGTAGATGGAGAGCTTGCGCGAGTTCAGGTACTTCTCCGACGCGGTGTGACCATAGTCCGGTCCCGGCATGAAGTGGTTGGCGCTCATCGGATGCTCGCGAATTGCCAGCCCGTAATTGCCTATTGCGCGATGCGTCAGCTCGGTGATGTCCTGGAATATCTCGGTGCCACGGATCTTGAACAGCGAGGCCGCCGGCCCCGGATCGAGACCGCGGGCCATCTGGGCGACGACGCGCAGCTCGGTTGCTTCCAGCGCCAGCACATCGAGCTCGATGCGGGCGATGTCCCTGACAAATTCGGTATGCGCCGGATCGTCTGCGGGAATCTCCGCCTTCACGATCCTCTTCAGCTTCTCGATATAGCGCGTCGAGCGGCCGATGCCGGCCATGCTGGTGCGCTCATTGCCGAGCAGGAATTTGGCGTAGGTCCAGCCCTTGTTCTCCTCGCCGATCAGGTTTTCGACGGGAACGCGGACGTTTTCAAGGAAGACGTCATTGACTTCATGGGCGCCGTCGATGGTGATGATCGGACGCACGGTGACGCCCGGTGACTTCATGTCGATCAGCAAGAACGAAATGCCGGATTGCGGCCTTGCGGCCGGATCGGTCCGCACCAGACAGAAGATCCAGTCGGCATGCTGCGCCAGCGTGGTCCAAGTCTTGTGGCCGTTGACGATGTAATGATCGCCGTCGCGTACCGCCTTGGTGCGGACGGTGGCGAGGTCGGAGCCCGAGCCGGGCTCGGAATAGCCCTGGCACCACCATTCCTCGCCCGAGAGGATGCGGGGAAGAAAGTTCTTCTTCTGCGCTTCATTGCCGAACGTATAGATGACGGGACCGACCATGGTGACACTGAACGCCAAAGGCGGCATCGTGCCCGCGCGCGTAGTCTCCTGCTCGAAGATGAAACGGCGGGTGATGGACCAGCCGGGCCCGCCATATTCCTTGGGCCAGAGCGGCGCGATCCAGCCCTTCTTGTGCAGGATGCGATGCCACAGCAGCATCTGCTCCTTGGAAAGGTCGGTCTCCGGATTGGGGACGCGCATCTCGGTCGGATAATTGTCCTCGATGAACGCACGGACTTCGTCGCGAAACGCCGAATCTTCCGGGGATAGCGCGAGCTCCATGGGGCGCGCTCCTACCACTTCTCGCCGAAGGGACGGATCTCGAGCTCAAACGTCCAGGCGCTCTTGGGCTGTTGGTAGAGCTGCCAATAGGACGCCGCCACCGATGCAGGCGGCATTAGCAGGTCCGGATCGTCGAGCGCATTGGGGCCGAGCGCTTCGAGCCGGCGCTGGCGCACCCATTCGGTATCGACGCCAGAGTCAATGATAAGATGCGCGACGTGGATGTTCTTCGGCCCGAGTTCGCGGGCCATCGCCTGCGCGACGGCTCGCAGGCCGAACTTCGCGCTGGCGAAGGCGGCATAGCCGGAGCCGCCGCGCAAGCTCGCAGTCGCGCCGGTGAAGAAGATGTTGCCGCCCCCATGCGGCAGCATGAGCCGCGCTGCTTCGCGGCCCGCAAGGAAGCCGGAATAGCAGGCCATTTCCCAAACCTTCCGGAACACACGTTCGGTGGTCTCGAGGATCGGGAAGTTGACGTTGGCGCCGATGTTGAAGATGCAGACCTCGAGCGGCGCATGATTGTCGGCGTCATTGAGGAAGGAGATGATCTCCTCCTCCTTGCGCGCATCGAGCGAGCGGGCATGGATCTCGCTGCCGACCGCCTCGATCTCCTTGACCAGCGGCGCGAGCTTGTCGCCATTGCGGCGGCCAGCGAAGATGGTGAAGCCTTCCGAGGCGAATTTCTTGGCAATCTCGCCGCCGATAAAGTCACCGGCGCCGATCACCGCAACCGTCCTGTTTCTCTTCTGCATGGGACTTCTCCAGCTTCGTGAGATGTTGGAGCGATCTCGCCCGCCTCAGTTGCGGAGCGATTCCGCCAGCTTGTGTTTCAGGAGCTTGCCTGTCGACGTGGCCGGCAGCGCGTCCATGAGGATGATCTCGGATGGC
It encodes:
- a CDS encoding NAD(P)H-dependent flavin oxidoreductase, whose product is MKTAITELFGIQHPIIQGGMHYVGFAEMAAAVSNAGGLGIITGLTQRTPELLAKEIARCRDMTDKPFGVNLTFLPTLSAPPYPEYIAAIREGGIKAVETAGRSPEAYMPALKAAGIRVIHKCTSVRHSLKAEKIGCDAVSVDGFECGGHPGEDDIPNMILLPRAADELKIPFVASGGMADGRSLVGALAMGAAGMNMGTRFVATKEAPVHDNVKQTLVKATELDTVLVMRALRNTERVLKNKGVSELLEIEREKGAGLKIDDILEQVTGVYPKVMVDGEMDAGAWSCGMVVGLIHDIPTVKELIDRIMAEAEAIIRQRLTGFLDGKVETQRARAVA
- a CDS encoding SDR family oxidoreductase, with product MQKRNRTVAVIGAGDFIGGEIAKKFASEGFTIFAGRRNGDKLAPLVKEIEAVGSEIHARSLDARKEEEIISFLNDADNHAPLEVCIFNIGANVNFPILETTERVFRKVWEMACYSGFLAGREAARLMLPHGGGNIFFTGATASLRGGSGYAAFASAKFGLRAVAQAMARELGPKNIHVAHLIIDSGVDTEWVRQRRLEALGPNALDDPDLLMPPASVAASYWQLYQQPKSAWTFELEIRPFGEKW
- a CDS encoding tyrosine-type recombinase/integrase, translated to MDLLGRPWTSDGFRTSWAKACERAGIDGLTSHDLRGTAAVRLAIAGASVPQIAAVTSHSLKDVVAILDAHYVGREMQLAEAAVLKLEARTKL
- a CDS encoding acyl-CoA dehydrogenase family protein — translated: MELALSPEDSAFRDEVRAFIEDNYPTEMRVPNPETDLSKEQMLLWHRILHKKGWIAPLWPKEYGGPGWSITRRFIFEQETTRAGTMPPLAFSVTMVGPVIYTFGNEAQKKNFLPRILSGEEWWCQGYSEPGSGSDLATVRTKAVRDGDHYIVNGHKTWTTLAQHADWIFCLVRTDPAARPQSGISFLLIDMKSPGVTVRPIITIDGAHEVNDVFLENVRVPVENLIGEENKGWTYAKFLLGNERTSMAGIGRSTRYIEKLKRIVKAEIPADDPAHTEFVRDIARIELDVLALEATELRVVAQMARGLDPGPAASLFKIRGTEIFQDITELTHRAIGNYGLAIREHPMSANHFMPGPDYGHTASEKYLNSRKLSIYGGSNEIQRNIIAKAVLGL
- a CDS encoding iron-containing alcohol dehydrogenase produces the protein MPVVGSHQYPTMESVIYGEPAAEALREEAERLGAKRVYLIASRTLNTTTDEIEKIRTALGARHAATFDGVPQHTTRDVVTQIARQAKDAQADLVVAIGGGSVVDATKIVLMCMEHEIFEPMGLDGFETTPDRRFGPFRAPKVRMIAIPSTLSGGEYNSGALVTDTGRKLKQIFNHPMMMPRSIILDPAITKYTPEKLWLGSGTRAMDHGIEAICSSRPNVLVNAVCLQGLHYLYAGLRRTKDNPNDEAARLNCQLGSWMSAFGLQSRVPMGASHAIGHVLGGTCDVPHYFCTAVMMPSVLRYNRPATEAAQTLVAAALGAPQRDASDAFATFIAELGLPRRLADVGVAEDRFELIGKNAMLSIFTRANPQPIREPADVVKILKLAA
- a CDS encoding acetyl-CoA C-acyltransferase, whose protein sequence is MTTEAVIVSTARTGVGKAYRGALNNTDGPTLAGHVMAEAVKRAGIAPGEVEDVVMGCAMQQGTMVMNVARKGAIRAGLPVTVAGTTIDRQCASGLQAIAVAARSVMLDGVEIAIGGGIESISLVQNDHMNKFHAIDQDLMTMKPEMYMSMLETAEVVAERYKIGRDQQDEYSLECQRRVGAARQGGRFNDEIVPITTKMALVDKDTRDVTYQQVTLSKDEGPRPDTTAEGLAKIKPVFEGKTISAGNASQLSDGASACVIMSDKIAAQKGLKPLGIFRGFVAAGVEPDEMGVGPVAAIPRLLKRHNLKFDDIDLWELNEAYAVQVIYCRDKLGIDPSKLNVNGGSIAIGHPYGMTGARLTGHILIEGRRRKAKYGVVTMCIGGGMGAAGLFEIVH
- a CDS encoding glutathione S-transferase is translated as MAELRIFSYLPNPRVWKVTIAARFCGVEVEVRGAPPKELRDWLWDYDARPLAEHERVSLSSLARTGRVGLTGSQLFKTDAFMEAQPFGNVPAAFGPNGKIGIFESNSIMRAVARLGESKSTLYGRDAYEASRIDSFLDVSLVFARDSQIYLLALSGGTVDAAVHARAREAFAIYASGIEQALSPRREALVGTGLSLADICFAAEFALFMNEHARAEQLHKHGLDRILHPALQDEYPRTFAHFARLVEHVHFQPDLKPYVEKLLAKAGN
- a CDS encoding acyl-CoA dehydrogenase family protein; translation: MDIQFTEEQELLRSSIQRLLRDQYDFDARRKNLASQEGYSHSQWQSFAELGLLAAPFSEDVGGLGGGPLSTMIIMQEFGRHLVVEPFVETVVLAGGLLERTGSAEQKHGFIPDIIAGTTTWALAWTEKKSRFDLANVTTTARREGNGYMLTGQKTAVVAAPWADYLIVSARTSGQQRDRGGVSLFVVDRRAANLNLQSFRTIDGRRAAEISLRGVAGQLLGEEGEGVAALEACRDRAIGALCAEAVGALAELNAATLDYSKTRKQFGTTIGSFQVLQHRMVDMFIAHQEALSLMQHLTLSLDAGEAGVSRLASGAKSKIGYAGKFIADQAVQLHGGMGMTDELNVGHYFKRISSINIQFGDPAFHLLRYAQFDAAA
- a CDS encoding ABC transporter substrate-binding protein, translating into MFRSIRLACALLIAAAAPCWAADPVGVTGTSIKIGGIFPLSGPASSIGQVGHGVLAYMRSVNERGGINGRKIDYLMLDDAYSPPKSVEHARKLVEGDEVAFMFSQLGTAGNTAVAKYLAAKRVPTIAIVTGASKFTSVKDYPLTTTGLVSYDTEGKIYAKYLMRALPSAKYAILYQNDDLGRDYVSAFKAVLGADFDKRVATASYEVTEPTIDSQVVALKSSGAQALFIAGTPKFAAQAIRRAAETAWKPTILINFPSSSIAGTIKPAGLENSVGVIVGTFNKDPNDERWKDDEAIKAYRAFFDRYLAGSDITNTSYLTGYQQGMLLEQILKQCGDDLSRENVLKQAKSLKNFMLSTALPGIRINTSETNNMVWTQLQLQRWTGSRWEPFGEILDASSE
- a CDS encoding SDR family NAD(P)-dependent oxidoreductase translates to MTAPVCLISGVGPGTGSALARRFAEGGYCLALLARNEERLAALEKELPGAKGFRCDVSDPEQIDAVGSAVERDLGYPAVVIHNAVGGAFGTFREIDPSILNRNFQVNTMGLLYLARRFVPAMVTAGKGAIVATGNTSALRGKAGFAGFAPTKAAQRILAEAMARDLGPQGVHVAYVVVDAVIDLEWTRKRWPDRPDDFFIKPRAIADEIWHVAHQDRSAWSFNVELRPFGESW